In one window of Legionella fallonii LLAP-10 DNA:
- a CDS encoding L,D-transpeptidase, translating into MKKLMILMPLISLLATSCTPTSKLDVIADDAGNLHYTTPYQDDKRGEKAFPITWDVKGKKLFVFDPKADAWAAYDAQGNRVMTGSASGGMDYCDDIKEVCRTVTGTYHVFNKKGPDCKSNEYPIAKDGNVSGGAKMPYCMHFHDGYAIHAAYEVPKYNSSHGCIRVLPGAAKWLNQNFIDVGTTVLVLPYA; encoded by the coding sequence ATGAAGAAGTTAATGATTTTGATGCCACTCATTAGTCTTTTAGCAACATCATGCACACCAACATCAAAGCTTGATGTCATTGCAGACGATGCCGGGAATTTACACTACACAACGCCCTACCAAGATGATAAACGCGGTGAAAAAGCCTTTCCTATAACCTGGGATGTTAAAGGAAAAAAACTATTTGTATTTGACCCTAAAGCTGATGCATGGGCGGCTTATGATGCCCAAGGCAATCGAGTCATGACAGGTAGTGCCTCTGGTGGCATGGATTACTGCGATGACATAAAAGAAGTTTGCCGAACAGTGACAGGAACCTACCACGTATTTAATAAAAAAGGGCCAGACTGTAAATCGAATGAATACCCTATCGCTAAAGATGGTAATGTCAGTGGTGGAGCAAAAATGCCTTATTGCATGCATTTCCATGATGGCTATGCTATTCATGCTGCTTACGAAGTTCCTAAATATAACTCCAGCCATGGTTGTATTCGTGTACTCCCAGGTGCCGCAAAATGGCTAAATCAGAATTTTATTGATGTGGGAACGACCGTATTAGTACTGCCTTATGCTTAA
- a CDS encoding alpha/beta hydrolase, producing MKYTNYGYRINQITEGSGYNWLFLPGGPGLGSEYLIKFCEQIKVPGNIYLIDFPKDGSNPEGQLGIKYWREGLIDLLKTYTNPILVTHSFSGMFSLNTPEIENLLAGLILMNTTTINSFFEHVSAMYQKHNLPDLVPAAGEYHLNPTNESYRQFWQTYKHYCFTPEEMSKGEQMINLFAFNNAAYYEAIEHFYSDFSCKWYPSKIPVMTIASENDFICPPHIFIESERFQSVNVLNKLIEHAGHCPWINHLHLVQNCFDEFIDLRQSLK from the coding sequence ATGAAGTACACAAATTATGGTTACAGGATAAACCAAATTACCGAAGGCTCTGGCTACAACTGGCTCTTTCTTCCCGGAGGACCGGGCTTGGGTTCTGAATATTTAATTAAATTTTGTGAACAAATAAAGGTACCTGGTAACATTTATCTTATTGATTTTCCCAAAGATGGCAGCAACCCCGAGGGTCAATTAGGAATCAAATATTGGCGAGAAGGCCTCATCGATTTGTTGAAAACGTACACTAACCCTATCCTCGTTACTCATAGTTTCTCGGGGATGTTTAGCTTAAATACGCCAGAGATCGAAAATCTTTTGGCCGGCCTCATTTTAATGAACACCACAACAATCAACAGTTTTTTTGAACATGTCAGTGCTATGTATCAAAAACATAACTTACCTGATTTAGTTCCTGCTGCTGGCGAATATCACTTAAATCCTACTAATGAATCCTATAGGCAATTTTGGCAAACCTATAAACATTACTGCTTTACCCCAGAAGAAATGTCTAAAGGCGAACAAATGATCAACCTTTTTGCCTTCAATAATGCCGCTTATTATGAAGCAATTGAGCATTTTTATTCTGATTTTTCCTGCAAATGGTATCCTAGCAAAATTCCCGTGATGACTATTGCTAGTGAAAATGATTTTATCTGCCCTCCGCATATATTTATTGAGAGTGAACGGTTCCAATCAGTGAATGTACTCAATAAGCTGATAGAACATGCAGGCCATTGTCCGTGGATAAATCACTTGCACTTAGTTCAAAATTGTTTTGATGAGTTTATAGACTTAAGACAATCATTAAAATAG
- the ceg23 gene encoding Dot/Icm T4SS effector Ceg23, which translates to MPKEFQVRFKEALNVSGAFDNCFFHTYLLHLIANDLDLPDNLFTFKSIAGGSSQASELQKRFPNSDSLSIFAEYAQRHHPERPPVASSFIFEKILVLGFLMREWFATKMAQTPEIANSLEESVLTKFKSYKDFRAFMEKGELLSGPEGVLYKANEQFLEYLCQHPKQGGLNPDEQRFKQYFADANENVDLALKNFWQREGYQNYCKLIAEPNIKLSYIEVKPVIEMLGQPLAIYDAGNRSTITDIPGNGSIPKMDTKLHVLEGHYYLLRTDKTEHLLGEYERSLKQYTKEREEVLEVVGNKLQSADSKSSLLVGAICPKGHLGKEPFTLLLEKIDSVSDFAQTHKSQEEQQRLAQQRLEEIHKEQQRLEKLHKEQQRLEELHKEQQRLEELHKEQQRLEELHKEQQRLEELHKEQQRLEELHKEQQRLEELHKEQQRLEEPHEHQLVQEKAVEERPIASNKFHQDFIAAIEVLKQKMKDFKNNPDFEKDPKLREAYHATETLYKALDDEGQCYFNQQPSKEAYNNFRANCKTHINTAREKLDKHRGWEKILLNVFAMIVTLGIGYAVAAGVNVLMNQGKFTFFSTDSSTKLDDIEKHVDNKAAPAA; encoded by the coding sequence ATGCCAAAAGAGTTTCAGGTCCGATTTAAAGAGGCTTTAAATGTATCTGGTGCATTTGATAACTGCTTCTTTCATACCTATTTGCTTCACCTTATTGCAAATGATTTAGATTTGCCAGATAACTTATTTACTTTCAAATCTATAGCTGGTGGATCAAGCCAGGCATCTGAGTTGCAAAAACGCTTTCCTAATAGCGACTCTTTGTCAATATTTGCTGAATACGCACAACGACATCATCCTGAACGACCTCCAGTTGCCTCCAGTTTTATTTTTGAAAAAATTTTAGTGCTCGGCTTCTTAATGCGTGAATGGTTTGCCACAAAAATGGCTCAGACACCTGAAATCGCTAACTCCCTTGAGGAAAGTGTTTTAACTAAATTTAAATCGTATAAAGACTTTCGCGCCTTTATGGAAAAAGGGGAGCTATTAAGCGGCCCAGAGGGCGTTTTATACAAAGCCAATGAACAGTTTTTAGAATACCTTTGCCAGCATCCCAAACAAGGAGGTTTAAATCCCGACGAACAACGATTTAAACAATACTTTGCCGATGCTAATGAAAATGTAGATTTGGCTTTAAAAAATTTTTGGCAACGCGAAGGATATCAAAATTATTGTAAACTTATCGCAGAACCCAACATCAAACTATCTTATATCGAGGTAAAGCCTGTAATCGAAATGCTTGGGCAACCCCTGGCTATCTACGATGCCGGAAATCGCTCAACAATAACAGATATACCTGGAAATGGCAGTATTCCCAAAATGGATACTAAGCTCCATGTTTTAGAAGGCCATTATTATCTCCTAAGAACCGATAAGACAGAGCACCTCTTAGGCGAATATGAACGCAGCTTAAAGCAATATACTAAGGAAAGAGAAGAGGTGTTAGAAGTCGTAGGTAACAAATTGCAATCCGCTGATTCTAAATCATCTTTATTAGTTGGTGCTATCTGTCCCAAGGGGCATCTGGGCAAAGAGCCCTTTACTTTATTACTAGAAAAAATAGATAGTGTAAGTGATTTTGCACAAACGCATAAATCGCAAGAAGAACAGCAACGCTTAGCACAACAACGTTTAGAAGAGATCCATAAAGAACAACAGCGTTTAGAAAAGCTTCATAAAGAACAACAGCGTTTAGAAGAGCTTCATAAAGAACAACAACGTTTAGAAGAACTTCATAAAGAACAACAGCGTTTAGAAGAGCTTCATAAAGAACAACAACGTTTAGAAGAGCTTCATAAAGAACAACAACGTTTAGAAGAACTTCATAAAGAACAACAGCGTTTAGAAGAGCTTCATAAAGAACAACAACGTTTAGAAGAACCTCATGAACACCAGCTTGTTCAAGAAAAGGCGGTTGAGGAGAGACCTATCGCCTCCAATAAATTCCATCAGGACTTTATAGCTGCAATTGAAGTATTAAAACAAAAAATGAAGGACTTCAAAAACAATCCTGATTTTGAAAAAGATCCTAAATTACGTGAAGCGTATCATGCTACCGAAACACTTTATAAAGCCCTTGATGACGAAGGACAATGCTATTTCAATCAGCAACCAAGCAAAGAGGCTTATAATAATTTCAGAGCGAACTGTAAGACCCATATCAATACCGCTAGAGAAAAACTAGATAAACACCGTGGATGGGAAAAAATATTATTAAATGTTTTTGCGATGATAGTCACTTTAGGAATTGGCTATGCCGTCGCTGCAGGTGTTAACGTCTTAATGAATCAAGGTAAATTCACCTTCTTCTCCACAGACAGCTCTACAAAACTTGATGACATCGAGAAACACGTTGACAACAAAGCCGCTCCTGCTGCGTAG
- a CDS encoding fumarylacetoacetate hydrolase family protein, which produces MSFDKIVCVGKNYLDHAKELGDVVPERPVLFLKPASVLKQAFGWGEQMHLDFPFEDSAVQPECEIVLRMAYDGYRMTHAEAKSAISDITLGLDMTLRTRQSELKKQGHPWTTAKVFKDAAILGPWIPYHQFNDYMQAEFQLLINGTLRQCAKGADMMMQPEDLLVYISQFFPLKSGDVIYTGTPAGVTSISRSTTAEVRWRNYSYSVKWE; this is translated from the coding sequence ATGTCTTTTGATAAAATAGTTTGTGTAGGAAAAAATTATCTTGACCATGCCAAAGAACTTGGAGATGTAGTACCAGAGAGGCCTGTATTATTTCTAAAACCAGCCAGTGTTCTTAAACAAGCCTTCGGCTGGGGTGAACAGATGCATCTTGATTTTCCCTTTGAAGACTCTGCGGTGCAACCTGAATGCGAAATTGTGCTGCGTATGGCCTATGATGGGTATAGAATGACACATGCCGAAGCTAAAAGCGCTATCTCAGACATTACTCTTGGTTTAGATATGACCTTAAGAACACGGCAATCTGAGTTAAAAAAGCAAGGCCATCCCTGGACTACAGCAAAAGTATTTAAAGATGCGGCTATTCTTGGTCCATGGATTCCATACCATCAATTTAATGATTATATGCAAGCTGAATTTCAATTGCTCATTAACGGAACTCTTCGGCAGTGCGCCAAAGGAGCAGATATGATGATGCAACCAGAGGATTTATTAGTTTATATTAGCCAATTTTTCCCCTTAAAATCAGGAGATGTTATTTATACAGGAACTCCAGCGGGAGTGACTTCCATATCGAGAAGCACCACAGCTGAAGTACGCTGGCGCAATTATTCCTACAGTGTAAAATGGGAGTAG